The following are from one region of the Haloactinomyces albus genome:
- a CDS encoding DUF5318 domain-containing protein, with amino-acid sequence MVVRTQRQVVDYALRRRSLLAQVHAGRVGVMEVCDADPYLLQAAKFHGEPSDVTCPVCRKEQLTQVSWVFGDELKHASNSARSPEELERMATMFKEFNVFVVEVCRTCNWNHLVLSYVLGTGGRDGRRPGRRTAAE; translated from the coding sequence GTGGTCGTGCGGACCCAACGGCAGGTAGTGGATTACGCGTTGCGGCGCAGGTCGCTGCTCGCGCAGGTTCATGCTGGCCGAGTCGGGGTGATGGAGGTCTGCGATGCCGACCCGTACCTGCTACAGGCGGCAAAGTTCCATGGTGAGCCCAGCGATGTGACCTGCCCGGTCTGCCGCAAGGAGCAGCTGACTCAGGTCTCCTGGGTCTTCGGGGACGAGCTCAAGCACGCGTCGAACTCGGCCCGTAGCCCCGAGGAACTCGAGCGCATGGCCACCATGTTCAAAGAGTTCAACGTTTTCGTCGTCGAGGTGTGCCGAACATGTAATTGGAACCATCTGGTGCTGTCATACGTCCTGGGAACCGGCGGCCGTGATGGCCGACGCCCCGGGCGCAGGACCGCGGCCGAGTGA
- a CDS encoding cold-shock protein produces MAQGTVKWFNDEKGYGFIAPDEGGGDVFVHYSAIDADGFRSLDEDQQVTYEVTQGPKGPQASGVRTL; encoded by the coding sequence ATGGCACAGGGAACCGTGAAGTGGTTCAACGACGAAAAGGGCTACGGATTCATCGCCCCGGATGAGGGCGGCGGCGACGTGTTCGTGCACTACTCGGCGATCGATGCCGACGGCTTCCGCAGCCTCGACGAGGACCAGCAGGTGACCTACGAGGTCACCCAGGGCCCCAAGGGCCCGCAGGCGAGTGGCGTGCGCACTCTGTGA
- a CDS encoding DUF1360 domain-containing protein: MKLLRRGAQAFREWFARQRAEYSGEAPRPITGYSISLATYLVGASGAAGAARATGRPSPRLGVGDLALMTLATHKISRSLAKDPITSPLRMPFTRFEGASAPSELHEEVRAPGAEHAIGELVSCPFCLAPWVASGLFAGHTFAPGATRAVGTIYASVAGADFLQYAYAALQQRSTPPEKR, from the coding sequence GTGAAGCTACTGCGCCGAGGGGCACAGGCTTTTCGCGAATGGTTCGCCAGGCAGCGCGCCGAGTACAGCGGAGAGGCGCCACGGCCGATCACGGGCTATTCGATCAGCCTTGCGACCTACCTGGTCGGTGCTTCCGGCGCGGCGGGAGCCGCCCGAGCCACGGGCAGGCCGTCACCACGGCTCGGGGTGGGCGACCTGGCGCTCATGACACTGGCCACGCACAAGATCAGCCGGTCACTCGCCAAGGATCCGATCACCAGTCCGCTGCGGATGCCGTTCACCAGATTCGAGGGTGCCTCGGCACCCTCGGAACTGCACGAGGAAGTCCGGGCCCCGGGAGCGGAGCACGCCATCGGAGAGCTGGTCTCGTGCCCGTTCTGCCTGGCCCCGTGGGTGGCTTCCGGACTGTTCGCGGGCCACACCTTCGCTCCCGGCGCCACCCGTGCGGTGGGCACCATCTATGCCTCCGTGGCCGGTGCGGACTTCCTGCAATACGCGTATGCCGCGCTGCAGCAGCGCTCCACCCCGCCGGAGAAGCGGTGA
- a CDS encoding glycoside hydrolase family 15 protein, with protein sequence MNDDHERTGPGPIEDYALLSDLRTSALVGKDGSIDWLCLPRFDSPSCFTRLLGNDHHGHWQIIPTSPIRHVQRQYRENSLVLETEFHTDDGVVRLVDSMPPHEKNREDEPCVVRMLEGVSGEVEVRMRWVMRFAYGHSVPWIRHIREERPVLDEYLLAVAGPHTVVFRGDVLPRGKEDERAHESVLTVREGEQFSWVLQWSSDHEKLPPPMDPVQETQDSEDFWHDWSKHITYNGPHKKTLFRSLATLKALTYGPSGGIIAAPTTSLPESLEGNRNWDYRYCWLRDATLVLLALDNFGCNDEAVAWRRWLIRAVAGDPADVQIMYGVRGERHLLEWEPDWLPGYRGAKPVRVGNAAFSQRQLDMYGETMDALHIAREHGMAESHASWEMQHKMIDFLETIWQQPDKGLWEVRGPSRHFTHSRVMIWVAFDRAVRAVEEHDLPGPVERWRELRDTVHAEVLEHGYNEQLGAFTQYYGGTTLDAATLQIPVVGFLPGDDERVQNTVRAVGRQLQQGVLVERYTSSEKTHSVDGLTGRENSFLACSFWMVDALALCGRYQEAEQMFDKLLGLANDVGLYAEEYDVHNGHFTGNFPQAFTHLALVNSAAILYGGHTRTEHSHRNERGLT encoded by the coding sequence GTGAACGACGATCACGAGCGCACCGGACCAGGACCGATCGAGGACTATGCACTGCTGTCGGATCTGCGCACCAGCGCACTCGTCGGCAAGGACGGCTCGATCGACTGGCTGTGTCTGCCGCGGTTCGACTCGCCCTCCTGCTTCACCCGGCTGCTCGGCAACGACCACCACGGGCACTGGCAGATCATCCCGACCTCACCGATCAGGCATGTGCAACGGCAGTACCGGGAGAACTCGCTGGTTTTGGAAACCGAGTTCCACACCGACGACGGTGTCGTACGGCTGGTCGACAGCATGCCGCCGCACGAGAAGAACCGAGAGGACGAACCCTGCGTGGTCCGGATGCTCGAGGGAGTTTCCGGGGAGGTCGAGGTCCGCATGCGCTGGGTCATGCGGTTCGCCTACGGCCACTCGGTTCCCTGGATACGCCATATCCGGGAGGAGCGTCCCGTCCTGGACGAGTATCTGCTCGCCGTGGCCGGGCCGCACACGGTGGTGTTCCGGGGCGACGTACTGCCCCGGGGCAAGGAGGACGAGCGAGCCCACGAATCGGTGCTCACGGTTCGGGAGGGGGAACAGTTCTCCTGGGTACTGCAGTGGTCGTCCGACCACGAGAAGCTGCCCCCTCCCATGGACCCGGTGCAGGAGACCCAGGACAGCGAGGACTTCTGGCACGACTGGTCCAAGCACATCACCTATAACGGACCGCACAAGAAGACACTCTTCCGCTCGCTGGCCACGCTCAAGGCTCTGACCTACGGACCGAGCGGCGGTATCATCGCGGCCCCGACGACATCCCTGCCGGAGTCGCTGGAAGGCAACCGCAACTGGGACTACCGCTATTGCTGGCTCCGCGACGCGACTCTCGTGCTGTTGGCGCTGGACAACTTCGGCTGCAACGACGAGGCCGTGGCCTGGCGGCGTTGGCTGATCAGGGCGGTGGCAGGTGATCCGGCCGACGTGCAGATCATGTACGGCGTTCGGGGGGAGCGGCACCTGCTGGAGTGGGAACCGGACTGGCTGCCGGGTTACCGGGGTGCGAAACCGGTCCGGGTCGGTAACGCGGCCTTCAGCCAGCGCCAGCTCGACATGTACGGCGAGACCATGGACGCGCTGCACATCGCACGGGAACACGGAATGGCCGAAAGCCACGCTTCCTGGGAAATGCAGCACAAAATGATCGACTTCCTGGAAACGATCTGGCAGCAGCCGGACAAGGGCTTGTGGGAGGTGCGCGGACCGAGCCGGCATTTCACCCACTCACGCGTGATGATCTGGGTCGCTTTCGACCGCGCCGTACGCGCCGTCGAGGAACACGACCTGCCGGGTCCGGTCGAGCGCTGGCGGGAACTGCGCGACACCGTGCACGCCGAGGTGCTGGAGCACGGCTACAACGAGCAGCTCGGAGCATTCACCCAGTACTACGGCGGGACCACGCTGGATGCGGCGACACTGCAGATTCCGGTGGTGGGTTTTCTGCCCGGTGACGACGAACGGGTCCAAAACACCGTTCGCGCAGTGGGGCGGCAACTCCAGCAGGGCGTACTCGTCGAGCGATATACGTCCAGTGAGAAGACTCACTCGGTCGACGGGCTCACCGGCCGCGAGAACTCCTTCCTCGCCTGCTCGTTCTGGATGGTCGACGCGCTGGCGCTGTGTGGCCGGTACCAGGAAGCCGAACAGATGTTCGACAAGCTGCTCGGGCTGGCCAACGACGTGGGTCTCTACGCCGAGGAATACGACGTCCACAATGGACATTTCACGGGTAATTTCCCACAGGCTTTCACCCATCTCGCCCTGGTCAACTCGGCGGCGATACTTTACGGCGGGCACACTCGGACCGAGCACAGCCACCGCAACGAAAGGGGGCTGACGTGA
- a CDS encoding glycosyltransferase family 87 protein, translating to MDSGSLGPADRVVPTWTEPLVQRLSRPFGGRLGRHAQVGRQWFWTPLRVILALAMLTLAAGWLFKAPCLQTYETSQGERIDWSNSRQYTTMCYTDIIPRYGMGDLAADGVFPYKTSWMQDAGTPDAQVRYMEYPVFTGLFQWVNAKIADGWMTLANLGWLPGEVSAVVYFDITAFWLTAAWLTTVWALVRLSRRRTWDAALAAVSPLAFVHVFTNFDALATAFATAGLLAWAGRRPVPAGVLLGLGGAAKLYPLLLLGPLLVLCLRSNRLAEGLRTLLAALGTWLAVNLPILLLYPRGWWEFFRLNSERPADPDSLYNVLSYFTGWAGFDGPLGPQEAPTVLNAVSLALFLLTCAAIGWLALAAPRRPRLAQLCFLIVAMFLLTNKVWSPQYSLWLVPLAVLALPRWRLLVSWMIIDAAVWAPRMYYYLGTANKGLPEGWFLGAVVVRDLMVIALCVLIVREILRPERDKVRTTVDGDPHGGFLDGAPDRFRLPGLARWRVGTVAQPAGTRSAP from the coding sequence GTGGACAGCGGCTCACTCGGTCCTGCCGACCGAGTCGTGCCGACCTGGACGGAACCTCTCGTCCAGCGCCTGAGCCGCCCCTTCGGCGGCCGTCTGGGGCGGCATGCGCAGGTGGGACGCCAGTGGTTCTGGACACCCCTGCGCGTCATCCTCGCCCTGGCGATGCTCACGCTCGCGGCCGGCTGGCTGTTCAAGGCACCGTGCCTGCAGACCTACGAGACCTCCCAGGGCGAGCGGATCGACTGGAGCAACAGCCGCCAGTACACGACGATGTGCTACACCGACATCATCCCCCGCTACGGGATGGGCGATCTCGCTGCCGACGGGGTCTTCCCCTACAAAACCTCCTGGATGCAGGACGCGGGCACCCCTGATGCGCAGGTGCGGTACATGGAATACCCCGTGTTCACGGGGCTGTTCCAGTGGGTCAACGCCAAGATCGCCGACGGCTGGATGACCCTGGCCAACCTGGGATGGCTACCGGGTGAGGTCAGCGCCGTCGTCTACTTCGACATCACGGCCTTCTGGCTCACCGCCGCGTGGCTGACCACGGTCTGGGCGCTGGTCCGACTGTCCCGCAGACGCACGTGGGACGCCGCGCTGGCGGCGGTATCGCCATTGGCTTTCGTACACGTCTTCACCAACTTCGACGCACTGGCGACGGCGTTCGCCACCGCCGGACTGCTCGCATGGGCCGGACGCAGACCCGTGCCTGCCGGTGTACTCCTCGGCCTCGGCGGCGCGGCGAAGCTCTATCCGCTGCTCCTGCTCGGGCCTCTCCTCGTCCTGTGCCTGCGGTCCAACAGGCTCGCCGAAGGACTCCGCACTCTCCTCGCCGCACTGGGTACCTGGCTGGCGGTGAATCTGCCGATCCTGCTGCTGTACCCCCGGGGCTGGTGGGAGTTCTTCCGGCTCAACAGCGAACGCCCGGCCGACCCGGACTCGCTGTACAACGTGCTCTCGTACTTCACCGGCTGGGCGGGCTTCGACGGTCCGCTCGGTCCACAGGAGGCGCCCACTGTACTCAACGCGGTCAGCCTCGCGCTGTTCCTGCTGACCTGCGCCGCGATCGGGTGGCTGGCGCTGGCCGCGCCACGGCGCCCCCGGCTGGCACAGCTGTGCTTCCTGATCGTGGCGATGTTCCTGCTGACCAACAAGGTGTGGAGTCCGCAGTACTCGCTGTGGCTGGTACCGCTGGCCGTGCTGGCACTGCCGAGGTGGCGGCTGCTGGTGTCCTGGATGATCATCGACGCGGCCGTGTGGGCCCCACGCATGTACTACTACCTGGGCACGGCCAACAAGGGCTTGCCGGAAGGCTGGTTCCTCGGCGCCGTGGTCGTCCGCGACCTCATGGTGATCGCGCTGTGCGTGCTCATCGTCCGGGAGATTCTGCGTCCGGAACGGGACAAGGTCCGCACCACTGTCGACGGCGATCCACACGGCGGGTTCCTCGATGGCGCACCCGACCGGTTCAGGTTACCGGGCCTCGCCCGTTGGAGGGTTGGCACCGTGGCTCAACCGGCGGGAACACGATCAGCACCTTAG
- a CDS encoding type VII secretion system-associated protein, which produces MSQQPEQPPGPPITDEMREQARQTPDSWLYIVDPGYQEAGENVPPEGVVGAYRIDSEGEIDEEFHHNDEYQPSEQSIEMPEPTNELEQVLQRIATGEAPDTDLPPAVLDADLLLYAPETDDDAIYAAEMTDGSQLVPACTSVSRVPENWPGYRTVPGSALPELLNGLDLGLNLDEGLRAVIPHNVLVETAASRG; this is translated from the coding sequence ATGTCACAGCAACCGGAACAACCGCCGGGGCCGCCGATCACCGACGAGATGCGGGAGCAGGCCCGGCAAACCCCGGACAGCTGGCTCTACATCGTCGACCCCGGCTATCAGGAAGCGGGGGAGAACGTCCCACCCGAGGGCGTCGTCGGTGCCTACCGTATCGATTCCGAGGGCGAAATCGACGAGGAATTCCACCACAACGACGAGTACCAGCCCTCGGAACAGTCGATCGAGATGCCGGAGCCGACCAACGAGCTGGAGCAGGTGCTGCAGCGCATCGCCACCGGTGAAGCACCGGACACGGACCTTCCTCCGGCCGTGCTGGATGCCGACCTGCTGCTGTACGCACCGGAAACCGACGACGACGCGATCTACGCGGCGGAGATGACCGACGGAAGCCAGCTCGTGCCTGCCTGTACCTCGGTGTCCCGAGTACCGGAAAACTGGCCGGGATACCGCACGGTGCCCGGGAGTGCACTGCCGGAATTGCTCAACGGGCTCGATCTCGGCCTGAACCTCGACGAGGGACTGCGTGCCGTGATCCCGCACAACGTACTCGTCGAAACGGCCGCCTCCCGCGGCTGA
- a CDS encoding glucose 1-dehydrogenase, whose protein sequence is MKAATVVPGKPELSTVTELPDPTPQPGELLVEGLLAGVCGTDRDVVEQSHSVLPPGQDRMVLFHESLGRVLHAPAISGFHEGDYVVGVVRRPDPEPCPACAAGQWDFCLNGRFTERGIKELDGFGSQRWTIEPRFAIPIEAGLGELGVLTEPTSVVTKAWEQAEVIGKRAYFSPRQVLVTGAGAIGLLAALVGVQRGLEVHVLDRVTEGPKPDLVRDLGARYHVSLDELDFEPDLVIEATGAGGVVFDVLRRTARNAITVLTGISGQNRTLPVPAGAINDELVMDNDVVVGSVNANLRHYRQAVQTLVAADSAWLRRLLSRRVPLERWTEALEQGSEDIKVTVDLQV, encoded by the coding sequence GTGAAAGCCGCAACCGTCGTTCCCGGCAAACCCGAGCTCTCGACCGTTACCGAGTTGCCCGACCCGACGCCCCAGCCGGGCGAGTTGCTCGTCGAGGGGCTGCTCGCCGGGGTATGCGGAACCGACCGAGACGTCGTCGAGCAGTCGCACAGCGTGCTCCCGCCCGGCCAGGACCGCATGGTGCTGTTCCACGAATCGCTGGGACGTGTCCTGCACGCTCCCGCGATCAGCGGTTTCCACGAGGGCGACTATGTGGTGGGAGTGGTGCGCCGGCCCGACCCGGAACCCTGCCCCGCCTGTGCTGCAGGCCAGTGGGACTTCTGCCTCAACGGCCGGTTCACCGAGCGCGGCATCAAGGAGCTCGACGGGTTCGGCTCGCAGCGTTGGACCATCGAACCACGATTCGCCATCCCGATCGAAGCAGGCCTCGGCGAGCTGGGAGTGCTGACCGAGCCCACCTCGGTCGTGACCAAGGCATGGGAGCAAGCCGAGGTGATCGGCAAGCGCGCCTACTTCTCGCCCCGGCAGGTCCTGGTCACGGGGGCAGGTGCGATCGGTTTGCTGGCCGCGCTGGTCGGTGTACAGCGAGGGCTGGAAGTGCACGTGCTGGATCGGGTGACCGAGGGCCCCAAGCCGGATCTCGTCCGCGACCTGGGCGCGCGATACCACGTCTCGCTGGATGAGCTGGACTTCGAACCGGACCTCGTGATCGAGGCAACGGGAGCAGGCGGGGTCGTGTTCGACGTGCTGCGGCGCACCGCACGCAACGCGATCACCGTGCTGACCGGGATTTCCGGGCAGAACCGGACGCTGCCCGTACCCGCGGGCGCCATCAACGACGAGCTGGTCATGGACAACGACGTGGTCGTGGGCAGCGTCAACGCCAACCTCCGGCACTACCGCCAAGCCGTGCAGACGCTGGTCGCCGCCGACAGTGCTTGGCTGCGCCGGTTGCTTTCGCGGCGGGTTCCGCTGGAACGCTGGACCGAAGCCCTGGAGCAGGGCTCCGAGGACATCAAGGTCACCGTCGATCTGCAGGTATGA
- a CDS encoding transglycosylase domain-containing protein, translating to MGPDATTSHGQGAAVGGVAASAAASTNGPDSAAREPELLTHRANQGAYNYYADDDPEEPDHYDEYDYPDDDEDPGDDDFGDSADDEMSAARARKARRKKIWRRIRRTCYVGAALMFLVPAVAFAVLYFKLDVKPPAKVAREYNTSIALKYNDGSLINKFSESDGTTRVLIKDLSEVSKDMQHAILAAESANFYSNPGFSPTGIARAAWKQLTGGQGGGSTITQQYVKRSTGNDAHTLQRKFTEIVRAFKLTNQYSKDTILKAYLNTAYYGRDAYGIHNAADAYFNKLPKELNAAESAVLAGMVQLPTGNDPRVNPEQGKARWEYVIREMADNGWITKQQEKTLQIPTTEPRFAWQGEGITANQLLIKKRVLLELEKAGYTRSELSSQGLQVVTTLDPEAQQAAIKAVNTVMQDQPDNIHPSLVATDPSSGAVRAYYGSDVVGLDWANTPQEPGSSFKPFVTLAGLKKGQGIGKTYDGSSPQTIAGIKYVNAGGVRCDRPKHCGVREATTKSVNTAFVNMALKFGTDKVAEAAHEAGVPRKRDGKATLQSSDGTVQAKIALGAYRVTPLNMANAYGALADGKRVEPRFVAKILNGEGELVQKFGSSPEPAFADSAQRSKNLAANVTESMLGVAQHSGRALAGDRPVASKTGTHQLGDTGHNSKAWMVGYTPQLSTAVAMGANNKGGAQAPLLSSNGSDVFGSELPGAVWEEFMNSYHEGLPVKQFPKPDPIGQFRTPPPTPTQPSTSSQPPTSPESPTFSLPPTRSDIPTGSESASPYPPGYDPGEPCGGIFDQPCPDERPGAGDPEQRPDGNEPGQRPDGNEPEQRPEEPVPQQDEDNRPEQQAVRPTPTQARSEER from the coding sequence ATGGGGCCCGATGCCACCACGTCCCACGGGCAGGGCGCGGCCGTCGGTGGAGTCGCGGCGAGTGCGGCTGCCTCCACGAACGGACCGGACTCGGCCGCGCGCGAACCCGAACTGCTCACCCACCGTGCGAATCAGGGCGCCTACAACTACTACGCCGATGATGATCCCGAGGAGCCGGATCACTACGACGAATACGACTACCCGGACGATGACGAGGACCCGGGCGACGATGACTTCGGCGACTCCGCGGACGACGAAATGAGCGCTGCGCGTGCACGCAAGGCCCGGCGCAAGAAGATCTGGCGTCGAATCCGCCGCACCTGCTACGTCGGCGCCGCTTTGATGTTCCTCGTGCCCGCTGTGGCGTTCGCCGTCCTCTACTTCAAGCTCGACGTCAAGCCCCCGGCGAAGGTCGCGCGCGAGTACAACACGAGCATCGCGCTCAAGTACAACGACGGTTCCCTGATCAACAAGTTCTCGGAGTCGGACGGTACGACTCGCGTCCTGATCAAGGACCTCAGCGAGGTCTCGAAGGACATGCAACATGCCATTCTGGCCGCCGAGTCCGCGAACTTCTACAGCAATCCGGGCTTTTCCCCCACGGGAATCGCGCGCGCGGCGTGGAAACAACTCACCGGTGGACAGGGTGGCGGTTCCACCATCACCCAGCAGTACGTCAAGCGCAGCACCGGCAACGACGCGCACACGCTGCAGCGCAAGTTCACCGAGATCGTCCGCGCCTTCAAGCTGACCAACCAGTACAGCAAGGACACGATCCTCAAGGCGTACCTGAACACCGCCTACTACGGACGCGACGCCTACGGGATTCACAACGCCGCCGACGCGTACTTCAACAAGCTGCCGAAGGAACTCAACGCGGCCGAGTCCGCCGTGCTGGCGGGCATGGTGCAGTTGCCGACCGGCAACGATCCTCGCGTCAACCCGGAGCAGGGCAAGGCCCGGTGGGAATACGTCATCCGCGAGATGGCCGACAACGGCTGGATCACCAAACAGCAGGAGAAAACCCTGCAGATACCGACCACCGAGCCGCGCTTCGCCTGGCAGGGTGAAGGGATCACCGCGAATCAGCTCCTCATCAAGAAGCGGGTATTGCTCGAACTGGAGAAAGCGGGCTACACCCGCAGCGAACTGAGCAGCCAGGGCCTGCAGGTGGTGACCACCCTCGATCCGGAGGCACAGCAGGCGGCGATCAAGGCGGTCAACACGGTGATGCAGGACCAGCCGGACAACATCCATCCCTCGCTGGTGGCCACCGACCCGAGTAGTGGCGCGGTCCGGGCGTATTACGGCAGCGACGTCGTCGGTCTCGACTGGGCGAACACTCCGCAGGAGCCGGGCTCGTCGTTCAAACCGTTCGTCACATTGGCGGGTCTCAAGAAGGGCCAGGGGATCGGCAAGACCTACGACGGCTCCTCGCCCCAGACGATCGCGGGCATCAAGTACGTCAATGCCGGTGGCGTGCGGTGCGACAGGCCGAAACACTGCGGTGTCCGGGAAGCCACGACGAAGTCGGTCAACACCGCCTTCGTCAACATGGCCCTCAAGTTCGGGACGGACAAGGTCGCCGAGGCCGCTCACGAGGCAGGCGTCCCGCGCAAACGCGACGGCAAGGCGACGCTGCAGTCGAGCGACGGCACTGTCCAAGCCAAAATCGCACTCGGTGCCTACCGAGTCACCCCGCTCAACATGGCCAACGCCTACGGAGCGTTGGCCGACGGCAAACGCGTCGAGCCGCGATTCGTCGCCAAAATCCTCAATGGAGAGGGGGAACTCGTCCAGAAGTTCGGCTCGAGCCCGGAGCCCGCCTTCGCCGACAGTGCACAGCGGAGCAAGAACCTGGCGGCCAACGTCACCGAGAGCATGCTCGGAGTCGCCCAGCACTCCGGCCGCGCCTTGGCCGGAGACCGCCCGGTCGCCTCCAAGACCGGCACGCACCAGCTCGGTGACACCGGGCACAACTCCAAGGCGTGGATGGTGGGCTACACCCCGCAGCTGTCCACGGCCGTGGCCATGGGCGCCAACAACAAAGGGGGTGCTCAGGCCCCGCTGCTGTCCAGCAACGGCAGCGACGTCTTCGGTTCGGAGTTGCCGGGTGCTGTCTGGGAGGAGTTCATGAACTCCTATCACGAGGGCTTGCCGGTCAAGCAGTTCCCGAAACCCGACCCAATCGGGCAATTCCGGACACCACCGCCGACACCGACGCAGCCCTCGACCTCGTCCCAACCGCCCACCTCGCCGGAGTCCCCGACGTTCTCGCTCCCGCCGACCCGCAGCGACATACCGACCGGGTCGGAATCGGCAAGCCCCTACCCACCCGGCTACGACCCGGGAGAGCCCTGTGGCGGCATCTTCGACCAGCCCTGCCCCGACGAGCGTCCCGGCGCGGGCGACCCGGAGCAGCGGCCCGACGGCAACGAGCCGGGACAACGACCCGATGGCAACGAGCCGGAACAACGTCCCGAGGAACCGGTCCCGCAGCAGGACGAGGACAACAGGCCCGAGCAGCAAGCGGTACGGCCCACCCCCACGCAGGCACGCTCGGAGGAGCGCTGA
- a CDS encoding PadR family transcriptional regulator gives MLELAVLGFLQEAPMHGYELRKRLHETLGTVRAFSCGTLYPTLRRMLRAGLIAEEAEEPGKRSRGRRTRRVYRITSDGRDRFRALVEDCGPQVCQDDSFGVRLAFFARTPGDIRLRILESRRRRVEQRREGLRAALSGTSEQLDCYTRALHRLGLDNSEREVAWLDALIEYERTEQAASCGRTREVRPWEDGRFH, from the coding sequence ATGTTGGAGCTTGCCGTGCTCGGCTTCCTGCAGGAAGCGCCGATGCATGGCTACGAACTGCGCAAAAGGTTGCACGAAACGCTCGGAACGGTCCGTGCTTTCTCCTGTGGCACCCTCTACCCGACGCTGCGCAGGATGCTGCGTGCCGGACTGATCGCGGAAGAAGCAGAGGAGCCGGGAAAGCGGAGCCGGGGACGGCGGACCCGACGTGTGTACCGGATCACGTCCGACGGTCGGGACCGGTTCCGTGCACTGGTGGAGGACTGCGGGCCGCAGGTGTGCCAGGACGATTCGTTCGGGGTGCGACTGGCTTTCTTCGCCCGAACCCCGGGGGATATCCGCCTGCGGATCCTGGAGAGCCGCAGGCGGCGGGTCGAGCAGCGACGCGAGGGACTGCGTGCGGCGCTGTCCGGTACGAGCGAGCAACTGGACTGCTACACGCGGGCGTTGCATCGCCTGGGGTTGGACAACAGTGAACGCGAAGTCGCCTGGCTGGATGCCCTGATCGAATACGAACGAACCGAGCAGGCTGCTTCGTGTGGTCGAACCCGGGAGGTCCGCCCCTGGGAGGACGGACGGTTCCACTGA
- a CDS encoding inositol-3-phosphate synthase, which yields MGGDRRGEKATSDAVRVAVVGVGNCAASLVQGVQYYADADPDSRVPGLMHVDFGGYHVGALQFVAAFDVDAKKVGRDLSEAVVASENNTTKIADVPPLGVTVQRGHTLDGLGQYYRETIEESDEHPVDVARALQESEADVLVSYLPVGSEGADKFYAQAAIDAGVAFVNALPVFIASDPEWARKFTDAGVPIIGDDIKSQIGATITHRVLAKLFEDRGVHLDRTMQLNVGGNMDFLNMKEPERLDSKKTSKTQSVTSQVDRELGRRNVHIGPSDYVPWLDDRKWAYIRLEGRAFGDVPLNLEYKLEVWDSPNSAGIIIDAIRAAKIAKDRGLGGPILSASSYFMKSPPEQYSDSEAYQAVEDFITGG from the coding sequence ATGGGCGGAGATCGTCGCGGTGAGAAGGCCACATCGGACGCGGTCCGGGTGGCGGTCGTCGGTGTGGGCAACTGTGCCGCCTCGCTGGTGCAGGGCGTGCAGTACTACGCCGATGCAGACCCGGACAGCCGAGTGCCGGGGCTGATGCACGTCGACTTCGGCGGTTACCACGTCGGCGCCCTGCAGTTCGTCGCCGCGTTCGACGTGGATGCCAAAAAGGTCGGGCGTGATCTGTCCGAAGCCGTCGTGGCCAGTGAGAACAACACCACCAAGATCGCGGACGTCCCTCCGCTGGGAGTTACCGTGCAGCGTGGCCACACTCTGGACGGGCTCGGCCAGTACTACCGGGAGACCATCGAGGAGTCCGATGAGCATCCGGTCGACGTGGCTCGTGCGCTGCAGGAGTCCGAAGCCGATGTCCTGGTGTCCTACCTTCCGGTGGGCTCGGAGGGTGCGGACAAGTTCTATGCACAGGCCGCGATCGACGCCGGAGTGGCGTTCGTCAACGCGCTGCCGGTGTTCATCGCCTCCGACCCGGAATGGGCACGCAAGTTCACCGACGCCGGGGTGCCGATCATCGGGGATGACATCAAATCGCAGATCGGTGCCACGATCACGCACCGGGTGCTGGCCAAACTGTTCGAGGACCGTGGGGTGCACCTGGATCGCACGATGCAGCTCAACGTGGGCGGGAACATGGACTTCCTGAACATGAAGGAGCCCGAGCGGCTGGACTCGAAGAAGACGTCCAAGACCCAGTCGGTGACCTCTCAGGTGGACCGGGAGCTGGGCAGGCGCAATGTGCACATCGGGCCGTCGGACTACGTACCGTGGCTGGACGACCGGAAGTGGGCCTACATCCGGCTGGAGGGACGCGCGTTCGGTGATGTCCCGCTGAACCTGGAGTACAAGCTGGAGGTGTGGGACTCGCCGAATTCGGCGGGCATCATCATCGATGCGATCCGCGCTGCGAAGATCGCCAAGGACCGCGGACTCGGTGGCCCGATCCTGTCGGCGTCGTCGTACTTCATGAAGTCCCCGCCGGAGCAGTACTCCGACTCCGAGGCTTACCAGGCCGTCGAGGACTTCATCACGGGGGGCTGA